The Ramlibacter algicola genome segment GACTGCGACACCAGGAGAACCTGTACCTCGACGCGCAGGATCGCTGGACCGCGGCGTACGTGCCTGCGTTCGTGCGCCGCTATCCGTTCGTGCTGGCCGAGCTCGGCGGCGGCCAGATGGGCGTCGCCGTCGACGAAGCCTTCGCTGGCCTCAACGAGCAGGAAGGCGAACCGCTCTTCGACGACAAGGGCGCCAACACGCCCTTCCTGCAGAACGCGCTCGACTTCCTGCAGCGCTACCAGGCCGAACACCAGCGCACGCAGGCGTTCTGCCGCAAGCTCGAGGAAGCCGGCCTGCTGGTGGAGATGAGCGCGCGCGCCGACCTCGTCGACGGCCGCACGTTCACCGTGGCCGGGCTGTTGATCGTCGACGAGAAGAAGCTGCAGGAATTGCCCGACGAGACGGTGTTGTCGCTGTTCCGCACCGGCGAGCTGCACCTGGTGTCGATGCACCTGCTGTCGCTGTCCAACCTCCAGCGCCTGGTGCAACGCATCGGCGAGCGCGGCGGCGCCACGATGTCGCCGGCGCCGCAACCCGGGGCGTGAACGCGGGGCACGCCGTGGCCGCGATCCTGCTGATCGACGACGACCCGCACCAGCGGGCGGTGGCCGCGCTGGTGCTGTCGGAAGCGGGGCACCAGCTGCGCGAGGCGTCCGACGGCGCCGAGGGCCTGCGGCTCGCGCTGGAGCAGCCGCCCGAGCTCGTCGTCTGCGACGTCGTCATGCCCGGCATGAATGGCTACCAGTTCGTCGCCGCGGTGCGCGCCGACGCGGGGCTGTGCACCACGCCCGTCATCCTGCTCACGTCCCTGTCGGGCCGCGCGCAGGTGCGCACCGGCATGACCACCGGCGCCGACGACTACCTGCTCAAGCCCTTCGAGCCGCCCGAGCTGCTGGAGGCGGTGCACTCGCTGCTGGAACGCCGGCGCACGCAGCACGATGCCATCGCCGGCACCGTGCGCCTGGGCGTGGACGAAGCGCTGGCCGAGCAGCGCGAGCAACTTGCCGCGCGCTACGAATCGCAATTGCTGCAGGAGCTCAACGCGCGCTGGAAGGCGGGCATCGACGCCGGCGTGGCGCTCGACTTCGACGTCGCGACCGTGCTGCTGGCGGACGTCTACTCGGTGCTGGAGCACGAGGGCAGCGGCCGCGCCGGCGGGGCGGACCTGCTGCGCCGCGCCCACGAAGCGGCCA includes the following:
- a CDS encoding SapC family protein, which encodes MTQLYYDKPVLLNRDTHRRRRIKPGNGFGFARRANSLVLTGVEFNEACKDYAIVFTRQAGGHVTPVVVLGLRHQENLYLDAQDRWTAAYVPAFVRRYPFVLAELGGGQMGVAVDEAFAGLNEQEGEPLFDDKGANTPFLQNALDFLQRYQAEHQRTQAFCRKLEEAGLLVEMSARADLVDGRTFTVAGLLIVDEKKLQELPDETVLSLFRTGELHLVSMHLLSLSNLQRLVQRIGERGGATMSPAPQPGA
- a CDS encoding response regulator — protein: MNAGHAVAAILLIDDDPHQRAVAALVLSEAGHQLREASDGAEGLRLALEQPPELVVCDVVMPGMNGYQFVAAVRADAGLCTTPVILLTSLSGRAQVRTGMTTGADDYLLKPFEPPELLEAVHSLLERRRTQHDAIAGTVRLGVDEALAEQREQLAARYESQLLQELNARWKAGIDAGVALDFDVATVLLADVYSVLEHEGSGRAGGADLLRRAHEAASDALYLFGAVHVLPHGEDVLAVFPPTRKGQPELLRPLRAAWALQSAIGALLGGETGDAPQLAVAMDIGPLALVRLQDPLHGDAGVAPVPGATLQRLQALRSFAQQQAWPVVAPEASVGLLSDGAALTGRRSGALPDLGGAAVELLRPRQP